In Chitinophaga varians, the following are encoded in one genomic region:
- a CDS encoding metallophosphoesterase — protein MRLAIFADVHGKLLLPFKLVDLYQQQTGKKIDFILQCGDMGAYPDIHNLDKATLKHARQNRDELGFHDDFIREQPAVRQLLDRLNIDMICVRGNHEDHDFLDKLEQANTALPRFPIDIYHRVFVCRSGVKQELRKEQEVIYLAGIGRIGDAKGRTDKRFIQEYEQREVKRLLKSSGHLDILLTHDKDDSSQRGYGMRAIREVLDHVPVLYHFYGHTGEPFRQEADTNGITQSVKVSELEFGPSGILPEGCMLIIEHQSEGFSALEVVSQRLTNQLTQYNWKD, from the coding sequence ATGAGACTAGCCATATTCGCCGATGTTCACGGCAAACTGTTGTTACCCTTTAAACTGGTGGACCTTTACCAGCAACAAACCGGCAAAAAGATTGATTTTATCCTGCAATGCGGCGACATGGGCGCCTATCCGGATATTCATAACCTTGATAAGGCCACGTTGAAACATGCGCGGCAAAACCGTGATGAGTTAGGGTTTCATGATGATTTTATCAGGGAGCAACCAGCTGTCCGGCAGTTGCTGGACCGCCTTAATATAGATATGATCTGTGTACGCGGCAATCACGAAGACCATGATTTTCTTGACAAACTGGAGCAAGCCAACACTGCACTTCCCCGCTTTCCGATAGATATATATCACCGCGTGTTTGTGTGCCGGTCCGGTGTAAAACAGGAACTGCGCAAAGAACAGGAAGTTATCTACCTGGCAGGCATCGGCCGTATCGGCGATGCCAAAGGCAGAACGGACAAACGTTTCATCCAGGAATATGAGCAACGGGAAGTCAAAAGACTGCTCAAAAGCAGCGGGCATCTGGATATTCTCCTTACCCATGACAAAGACGACAGCAGCCAGCGGGGTTACGGCATGAGAGCCATCCGCGAGGTACTGGACCATGTACCGGTACTTTATCACTTCTATGGCCACACGGGAGAACCCTTCCGGCAGGAAGCGGATACCAACGGCATTACGCAGTCCGTGAAAGTCAGTGAACTGGAGTTTGGCCCCAGCGGGATTCTGCCGGAAGGATGTATGTTGATCATAGAGCATCAATCAGAGGGGTTCAGCGCACTGGAAGTTGTCAGCCAGCGGCTTACCAACCAGTTGACACAATACAACTGGAAAGACTGA
- a CDS encoding GNAT family N-acetyltransferase, with the protein MKTTNDLTTTVLMQLHADVLFTYDSRGRMQQANEPWPDRGPAPLFFMGIPVTGTPICKYRHDVPDELAQALTAQALLAVSAGMPASPPPDTAQYRHLLQADKWEAGPSFLVPENFTAAISGIQLTPEHAPLLGTGFAWLGPELDYVQPCAAVVEDGQVAAVCRSVRITAAAHEAGIETLVPFRGKGYAAAALACWAALVRKAGALPLYSTSWSNHASRSVARKAGLLCYGSTLSVG; encoded by the coding sequence ATGAAAACCACGAATGACCTGACAACAACGGTGTTGATGCAGTTACATGCCGATGTTCTTTTCACTTATGATTCCCGTGGCAGGATGCAACAGGCCAACGAGCCATGGCCTGACCGCGGCCCTGCTCCCCTGTTTTTCATGGGCATCCCTGTAACGGGGACGCCTATATGCAAATACAGGCATGATGTGCCCGACGAGCTGGCACAGGCCCTGACAGCACAAGCCCTCCTGGCCGTATCCGCCGGCATGCCCGCTAGCCCTCCACCGGATACGGCACAATACCGGCATTTGTTACAGGCCGACAAATGGGAAGCGGGGCCCTCTTTTCTTGTGCCGGAAAACTTTACCGCCGCTATATCCGGTATACAGCTGACACCGGAACACGCCCCCCTGTTAGGAACTGGTTTTGCCTGGCTTGGACCGGAGCTGGATTATGTACAGCCCTGCGCCGCCGTGGTGGAAGATGGGCAGGTGGCGGCTGTTTGCCGCAGCGTGCGTATCACAGCGGCCGCACATGAAGCAGGCATTGAAACACTGGTGCCTTTCAGGGGAAAAGGATATGCCGCCGCGGCACTTGCCTGCTGGGCAGCCCTGGTCCGCAAGGCTGGTGCATTGCCATTGTACAGCACATCCTGGAGCAATCATGCCTCCCGTAGCGTGGCGCGTAAAGCGGGTCTCCTTTGTTACGGCAGCACGCTCTCTGTTGGCTGA
- a CDS encoding carboxymuconolactone decarboxylase family protein, translating to MEARISFGDVKKGFADGLFKTGAYLRQGLDQKLHELINTRMSQINGCAYCLDMHFKDATHIGETAQRLYSLPAWRETPYYSEAERAALAFAEALNANHMDDETYDELAKHFSKEEIADIALSVAMIGTWNKLNIAFRTVPGGYAVGQHG from the coding sequence ATGGAAGCAAGAATTTCTTTCGGAGATGTTAAAAAAGGATTTGCAGACGGACTGTTTAAAACAGGCGCTTATCTCCGTCAGGGGCTGGACCAGAAGCTGCATGAACTGATCAACACCCGTATGTCCCAGATCAATGGTTGTGCTTATTGCCTGGACATGCACTTTAAAGATGCTACTCACATTGGGGAAACTGCACAAAGGTTATATTCTCTGCCGGCATGGCGTGAGACGCCTTATTACAGTGAAGCAGAAAGAGCTGCATTAGCCTTTGCAGAAGCGCTGAACGCCAATCACATGGATGATGAAACTTATGATGAACTGGCCAAACATTTCAGTAAAGAAGAAATTGCCGATATCGCGTTGTCAGTAGCGATGATTGGCACCTGGAACAAATTAAACATTGCTTTCAGGACAGTGCCTGGCGGCTACGCTGTGGGCCAACACGGCTAA
- a CDS encoding helix-turn-helix domain-containing protein produces MKAVHTDTQELLFGLQQEASAAWSQPVQFAEYVVLFVPAGSGIFHADFSVTAFNGPVLLFATPFQLLRLEADTDLPYFQLRFHGDFYCIEHHRAEVACNGSLFNNIYQQPFIQLSKDESLGFFQLITQLEAEFKQEAPSDMVLKAYLQLLLAKSSAIRQKTQVITPDGPQPDDQMERFRVLLDQHYLTLHKPADYAELLAISPNHFTKKCNRYFGKSPSRLIQDRLVLEAKKQLHLTRKSIKEIAYALRFDDEFYFSRFFKKNTGVSPQTFRQRTGISIVADLSMQ; encoded by the coding sequence ATGAAAGCGGTACACACGGATACACAGGAGTTGCTTTTCGGTCTGCAACAGGAGGCGTCAGCCGCATGGTCACAGCCGGTACAATTTGCGGAATATGTTGTTTTATTTGTTCCCGCAGGCAGCGGGATATTTCATGCCGATTTTTCCGTGACGGCCTTCAACGGACCGGTACTGTTGTTTGCCACCCCGTTTCAGCTGTTGCGCCTCGAGGCAGACACGGACCTGCCTTATTTCCAGCTGCGCTTCCACGGCGATTTTTATTGTATTGAACATCACCGCGCGGAAGTAGCCTGTAATGGATCGCTATTTAATAATATCTATCAGCAGCCTTTTATACAGTTGTCCAAAGATGAATCCCTGGGCTTTTTTCAATTGATCACCCAGCTGGAAGCAGAGTTTAAACAAGAGGCGCCTTCTGATATGGTGCTCAAAGCGTATCTGCAATTGTTGCTGGCCAAGTCCAGTGCTATCCGGCAGAAAACGCAGGTAATAACACCGGACGGACCGCAGCCGGACGATCAGATGGAACGTTTCCGCGTGTTGCTGGACCAACATTACCTTACCTTGCACAAACCGGCCGACTATGCTGAACTACTGGCTATTTCCCCGAACCACTTCACAAAAAAATGCAACCGCTATTTTGGTAAATCACCTTCCCGCCTGATCCAGGACCGCCTGGTACTGGAAGCCAAGAAACAACTGCACCTGACACGCAAGAGCATCAAAGAAATCGCCTACGCGCTGCGGTTTGATGATGAGTTCTATTTCAGTCGCTTCTTTAAGAAAAATACCGGCGTATCGCCGCAGACGTTCCGCCAGCGGACAGGCATATCTATCGTGGCAGATTTGTCCATGCAATAG
- a CDS encoding DUF417 family protein: protein MKAMNKVLQAIANLDQLGKKVVRWGIVIVFVWIGALKFSTYEADGIVPFVANSPFMSFFYNNPGEYKTHMNKEGELIEVNHTWHENNNTYGFSRGLGVFLITLAVLVAIYRMAPLASVVGSALVFIMTVGTLSFLVTTPESWVPHLTDHQWGFPYLSGRGRLVIKDVMIMGGALVTMSESAGIYLQRKGIK, encoded by the coding sequence ATGAAAGCCATGAACAAAGTCCTGCAGGCCATTGCCAACCTTGATCAATTGGGAAAAAAAGTCGTACGCTGGGGAATCGTCATCGTGTTTGTCTGGATAGGCGCCTTAAAATTTTCTACCTACGAGGCAGACGGCATTGTTCCCTTTGTGGCCAACAGTCCTTTTATGTCCTTCTTTTACAATAACCCCGGCGAGTATAAGACACACATGAACAAGGAAGGGGAACTGATTGAGGTGAACCATACCTGGCATGAAAACAACAATACATACGGCTTCTCCCGCGGCCTCGGCGTTTTCCTGATCACGTTGGCAGTGCTGGTGGCCATATACCGCATGGCGCCGCTGGCCAGTGTGGTGGGCAGCGCACTGGTGTTTATCATGACAGTAGGTACTTTGTCTTTCCTGGTCACCACACCGGAATCCTGGGTGCCACACCTGACAGACCATCAATGGGGATTCCCTTATCTTTCCGGCCGCGGCAGACTGGTGATCAAAGATGTGATGATCATGGGAGGGGCGCTGGTCACCATGAGTGAGTCTGCCGGTATTTATCTTCAGCGTAAAGGCATAAAGTAG
- a CDS encoding PQQ-dependent sugar dehydrogenase: MKTGLWPIRSDKRVFRAMALSLLMPSAMLVLHSCNNNPGTEAPKGPAADNGNVGLELPQGFGALRFADSTGNARHLTVNKNGVVYVKLENPVNGNAIVVLKDKNGDGRADERSAFAPYGGTGIAIKDGYLYASSNTSVFRYKLNDQQEVADPQHPDTIVSGLIDRGQHNSKSIALDNNGNLYVNIGAPSNICQEKDRTKGSPGMQPCPLLDSAGGIWVFKANELNQGYHNGKRYATGLRNVVGLDWNSQANALFVMQHGRDNLHDFFPELYDAKQSAELPAETMYKLHDGSNCGWPYIYYDHIQQKKIVCPEYGGDGKKAVTDKYDDPVATFPGHLAPNALLFYTGNMFPERYKNGAFIAFHGSWNRAPEPQQGFFVAFVPFKDGAPSGKWEVFAKGFAGKENIAAPGDALHRPCGLAQGPDGSLYVSDDKMGTIYRIVYKQ, encoded by the coding sequence ATGAAAACAGGATTATGGCCTATCCGGTCAGACAAGCGGGTTTTCAGGGCGATGGCCCTGAGCCTTTTAATGCCGTCTGCCATGCTGGTACTGCACAGCTGCAATAACAATCCGGGTACGGAAGCACCTAAAGGCCCCGCTGCCGACAATGGTAACGTTGGCCTGGAGCTGCCGCAGGGATTTGGCGCGCTTCGTTTTGCCGACAGCACCGGTAATGCCCGTCACCTGACCGTGAATAAAAACGGCGTGGTGTATGTTAAACTGGAGAACCCGGTCAACGGCAACGCCATTGTGGTGCTGAAAGATAAAAACGGCGACGGCCGTGCAGATGAACGTTCCGCGTTTGCTCCCTACGGCGGCACCGGTATCGCCATTAAAGACGGCTACCTGTATGCTTCCTCCAACACCAGCGTGTTCCGTTACAAACTGAACGACCAGCAGGAAGTAGCAGACCCGCAACATCCGGACACTATCGTCAGTGGGCTGATAGACCGCGGACAACACAATTCAAAATCCATTGCCCTGGACAATAACGGTAACCTATATGTGAATATCGGGGCACCTTCCAATATATGCCAGGAAAAAGACCGTACCAAAGGTTCCCCGGGCATGCAGCCATGCCCCCTGCTGGATTCTGCCGGCGGTATCTGGGTGTTCAAGGCCAATGAACTGAACCAGGGATATCATAACGGCAAACGGTACGCTACCGGCCTTCGCAACGTGGTGGGCCTCGACTGGAACAGCCAGGCCAATGCGCTTTTTGTAATGCAGCACGGCCGTGACAACCTGCACGACTTTTTCCCTGAACTGTACGACGCCAAACAATCAGCCGAGCTGCCCGCCGAAACCATGTACAAACTGCATGACGGCTCCAACTGCGGCTGGCCGTACATTTACTACGACCATATACAGCAGAAAAAAATCGTTTGTCCTGAATATGGTGGCGATGGTAAAAAAGCTGTCACTGACAAATATGACGATCCGGTTGCCACTTTCCCGGGCCACCTCGCTCCTAACGCGCTGCTGTTCTATACCGGCAACATGTTCCCTGAGCGTTATAAAAACGGAGCGTTCATCGCGTTCCACGGTTCCTGGAACAGGGCCCCTGAACCACAACAGGGCTTCTTTGTGGCTTTTGTGCCTTTTAAAGACGGAGCACCTTCCGGCAAATGGGAAGTATTCGCCAAAGGTTTCGCCGGCAAAGAAAACATTGCCGCGCCCGGTGATGCGCTCCACCGTCCCTGTGGTCTCGCGCAAGGCCCCGATGGCTCCCTGTACGTGTCTGACGACAAGATGGGCACCATCTACCGCATTGTCTACAAACAATAA
- a CDS encoding hybrid sensor histidine kinase/response regulator — MYTSTQPRLLKSLRAPLFAGTAGLTSQEERRPVILANALALIVTIMVLIIGSYFYVLHPTPFILAPVLMEATGFMSVVLLNHFRQYFRASLVMLLIHGIFAVYWSCLLEDAIPTDLVIAFLAVIVFHLCNTFFLNRERKVLVSTLAITLSLMALVHINHRHPVIVPLELTEKAMYMMHVLTAAGFVTMMVLVMSFYIGKIHALLQSERKLKEASMAKSTFLRETYHELRTPLNAIYGIAQLLQLRKSDEDSEEHKEIDDLYSACYIARNIINNVLDMSRIDAGRFNTVTRESLDLRECVGHCAAISRYIAHSRGITVRESFDKQLPAIIYSDKIILTKIINNLLSNAVKFATGNSTVSVTGERYGQQIIFRVINEGIIHPEKARHIFEAFVSERNQITEATGLGLSITKHLVTLLGGRIYMEPDEMSTHTIITFTLPLETARENNTTSIRQHYRRDVFPGATALIIEDDLVSSALLSKILAHMGIAPILCHDGAAALQRIQLEKPDIVITDLHMSGMGGKELLRQLRRDSFLKDIPVLVVSGDAFVSVKEELLQAGASAYISKPVHFNELYQALAAHLPRFQTPA; from the coding sequence ATGTACACATCAACCCAACCCCGCCTCCTAAAGTCCTTAAGAGCGCCGCTGTTCGCCGGTACGGCAGGCCTTACCAGTCAGGAAGAAAGAAGACCTGTTATCCTCGCCAATGCGTTGGCCCTTATTGTTACGATAATGGTGCTGATTATCGGTTCTTACTTTTATGTACTGCATCCTACGCCTTTTATCCTGGCGCCCGTGTTAATGGAAGCCACCGGATTCATGTCGGTGGTGCTGCTTAATCATTTCCGGCAGTACTTCAGGGCCAGCCTGGTCATGTTGCTGATACATGGCATCTTTGCGGTATACTGGAGCTGTTTACTGGAAGACGCCATTCCGACGGACCTGGTGATCGCTTTCCTTGCCGTGATCGTCTTCCATCTTTGCAATACGTTCTTCCTGAACAGGGAACGGAAAGTACTGGTGTCTACGTTGGCCATCACGCTTTCATTAATGGCACTGGTGCATATTAATCACCGTCATCCGGTGATTGTGCCGCTGGAGCTGACTGAAAAAGCGATGTATATGATGCATGTGCTGACAGCGGCCGGTTTTGTGACCATGATGGTGCTGGTGATGTCGTTTTACATTGGTAAAATACATGCCCTGCTGCAATCAGAAAGAAAACTGAAAGAAGCTTCCATGGCCAAAAGCACGTTCCTGCGGGAAACCTATCATGAACTACGGACACCCCTCAACGCTATTTATGGTATCGCCCAGCTGTTACAGTTGCGGAAGAGCGATGAAGACAGTGAAGAGCATAAAGAAATAGACGACCTCTATTCCGCCTGTTATATTGCGCGCAATATCATCAACAACGTGCTGGACATGTCGCGCATTGACGCCGGCAGGTTTAATACCGTTACCCGGGAATCGCTGGACCTCCGGGAGTGCGTGGGGCATTGCGCGGCCATCAGCCGGTATATTGCGCATTCAAGGGGCATCACTGTCCGCGAGAGCTTCGACAAACAACTCCCGGCCATCATCTACAGTGATAAGATCATTCTCACCAAAATCATCAACAACCTGTTGTCCAATGCGGTGAAATTCGCCACTGGCAACAGTACAGTGTCTGTCACCGGAGAACGTTACGGGCAACAGATCATTTTCCGGGTGATCAATGAAGGCATCATTCATCCAGAAAAAGCCAGGCATATCTTCGAAGCGTTTGTGTCCGAGCGAAACCAGATCACCGAAGCCACCGGCCTGGGTCTGTCTATCACCAAACACCTGGTCACCTTACTGGGTGGCAGGATATATATGGAACCGGACGAAATGAGCACCCATACCATCATCACCTTCACCTTACCGCTGGAGACGGCCAGGGAGAACAATACCACTTCCATCCGGCAGCATTATCGCCGGGACGTGTTTCCCGGTGCTACTGCACTGATCATTGAAGACGATCTGGTAAGCAGTGCATTGCTCAGCAAAATACTGGCCCATATGGGCATCGCGCCTATCCTCTGCCACGACGGGGCCGCAGCCCTGCAGCGTATACAGTTGGAGAAACCGGACATCGTTATCACCGATCTGCACATGTCTGGCATGGGCGGCAAAGAACTGCTACGGCAATTGCGCCGTGACAGCTTTCTGAAGGACATCCCAGTACTGGTTGTTTCGGGAGACGCTTTCGTTTCCGTAAAAGAAGAGCTGTTACAGGCAGGCGCCAGCGCCTATATTTCCAAGCCTGTGCATTTCAATGAGCTCTACCAGGCGCTGGCCGCGCACCTGCCCCGTTTCCAGACGCCGGCCTGA
- a CDS encoding carboxypeptidase regulatory-like domain-containing protein, whose product MKPICHFLFLLSLLTCLFLQPSVAQTTQASILGMITDENKQPVPGASVVVRNESTGFTSRTITNAKGEFTFREMPLGGPYTVNVTSLGFQEQKRTGYALNQGDVVRVNIALQSAAVSMQEIKVVGSGLKNKTENFGAATTVSAKDIARLPVNGRNFTSLIDLSPLSSGNNLAGQLGSSTNITIDGTSAKNPTSSSGTNTRIGGPYAISMEAIREFKVVTNQYDVTYGRSGGGTISTVTKSGTNTFSGSAFAFMRHDKLSSPNDIRGNKRQNDFSTYQYGFSLGGPIIRNKAHFFIAWDHQADARPLQLADIKTPEDEKRLNVTQSTLDNFLQIARGKYGVAETPQFGSFNKKRGTDAAFARIDWQLNERNLLTIRDNYVNDRAPLGRDDNTAINLYEVYANAKAVNNSLLATLRTTISPKMTNELKVQHLYTFEESSPGAQLPAQNIPRGIVERVKSNVNGKDVFTSIQLGGQRYSPEHFYNNVFQLVNNLYYNTNKANFTFGADVMYSHMNSLYGSEMNGRFYFTGMDNFNNMTPYRYAREVALADDPSVKQNIVSAALYAQMQTELFKGFEMIAGLRADYTTYLNKPNFNETVYQELGLRTDNSLRTFQLQPRLQFNWDINEQHRDYLRFGAAIFGSDINNYAMINNMLFDGTKVLTVDVQGAQVPAPNFVEYRKNPSTAPGKELFDKLGLPRIGTINMNGKDARIPVVYKTNLSYNHFFTDRFKMGLTFFATLARHNYMYVDRNMVDQPYFRLANEGDRGVYVPANTINPGNGYADWQNGRKSTKVGRVLELNSEGKVNQFAFVVDGTYRYFRDGEISFSYTWNDSKDNTSYNGDVANTATLSLMVKDDPRNLSVMSYSDNQFRHKVVFYGTAPSFWGINVGVRYSGIGGTRYSLAVNGNVNGDFVSSNDLAYVFDVNDPGVPAAIRNGLKSILDNPNVDNSIKDYLRKSSGKVAERNGGINSFYGVWDVRIAKKFNFGKSQFVELSGDFFNVANMFNKAWGASKVLGKQNLYSLGGFDPASSTYKYDVNVNSGVVVPSGNPWQIQLGIRYGF is encoded by the coding sequence ATGAAACCTATCTGTCACTTTCTTTTTCTTTTGTCTTTACTGACATGCCTTTTCCTACAGCCATCGGTAGCACAGACCACACAGGCGTCTATACTGGGGATGATCACGGACGAAAACAAACAACCGGTGCCCGGCGCTTCGGTAGTGGTCCGCAATGAATCCACCGGTTTTACCAGCCGTACCATTACCAATGCCAAAGGAGAGTTTACTTTCCGGGAAATGCCGCTGGGCGGCCCTTACACGGTCAACGTGACCTCGCTGGGCTTCCAGGAACAGAAACGTACCGGCTACGCGCTTAACCAGGGCGACGTGGTAAGGGTCAATATTGCGCTGCAATCGGCCGCGGTAAGCATGCAGGAAATAAAAGTGGTAGGCTCCGGCCTCAAAAACAAAACGGAGAACTTCGGCGCCGCCACTACGGTCTCTGCAAAGGACATCGCCCGGCTGCCGGTAAACGGCCGTAACTTCACCTCGCTGATCGATCTGTCGCCCCTCAGCAGCGGTAACAATCTCGCCGGTCAGTTAGGGTCGTCAACAAACATTACAATTGACGGTACTTCTGCCAAGAACCCGACCTCCAGCAGTGGCACCAACACCAGGATAGGCGGCCCTTACGCCATCTCCATGGAAGCGATCCGGGAATTTAAAGTGGTGACCAACCAGTACGATGTGACCTATGGCCGCAGCGGCGGAGGTACCATCAGCACGGTGACCAAATCCGGTACCAACACATTCTCAGGAAGCGCTTTCGCCTTCATGCGGCACGATAAATTATCAAGCCCTAATGATATCCGTGGTAATAAACGGCAGAACGACTTCTCCACCTACCAGTACGGCTTTTCTCTCGGTGGCCCTATCATCCGCAATAAAGCTCACTTCTTCATTGCATGGGACCATCAGGCTGATGCCCGCCCGCTGCAGCTGGCTGATATTAAAACACCGGAAGACGAAAAACGACTGAACGTCACACAATCCACACTGGATAATTTCCTTCAGATTGCCCGTGGCAAATACGGCGTGGCAGAAACGCCGCAGTTCGGCTCCTTCAACAAAAAGAGAGGTACCGACGCCGCCTTTGCCCGCATCGACTGGCAGCTGAATGAACGCAACCTCCTGACTATTCGCGACAACTATGTCAATGACCGCGCTCCGCTGGGCCGCGATGATAACACCGCTATCAACCTGTATGAGGTGTACGCCAATGCCAAGGCGGTCAACAACAGCCTGCTGGCCACCCTCCGTACCACTATCAGCCCTAAAATGACCAACGAGCTGAAAGTACAGCACCTGTACACTTTTGAAGAAAGCTCCCCCGGCGCTCAACTGCCTGCACAGAACATCCCACGCGGTATTGTGGAAAGGGTGAAGTCTAATGTGAATGGCAAAGATGTGTTCACCAGCATACAGCTCGGCGGGCAACGGTATTCTCCCGAGCACTTCTACAACAATGTGTTTCAACTGGTCAATAACCTGTATTACAATACCAACAAAGCCAACTTTACTTTCGGTGCAGATGTCATGTACAGCCACATGAACTCCCTGTATGGCAGCGAAATGAACGGCCGCTTCTATTTTACAGGCATGGACAACTTCAATAACATGACGCCATATCGTTATGCCCGCGAAGTAGCCCTGGCAGATGATCCCAGCGTGAAACAAAATATCGTCAGCGCGGCGCTGTACGCTCAGATGCAGACAGAATTGTTTAAAGGTTTTGAAATGATCGCCGGGCTGCGTGCAGACTATACCACTTATCTCAATAAGCCCAATTTCAACGAAACAGTATACCAGGAACTGGGCCTGCGCACAGACAATTCACTGCGTACTTTCCAGCTGCAGCCCCGCCTGCAGTTCAACTGGGACATCAATGAGCAGCATCGCGACTACCTCCGTTTTGGCGCGGCCATCTTTGGCTCCGATATCAACAACTATGCAATGATCAACAACATGTTGTTCGACGGTACCAAGGTGCTGACCGTAGACGTGCAGGGCGCCCAGGTGCCTGCCCCTAATTTCGTGGAATACCGGAAAAACCCTTCTACTGCGCCTGGTAAGGAACTGTTCGATAAACTCGGCCTGCCCCGCATTGGTACTATTAACATGAACGGCAAAGATGCCCGTATACCAGTGGTATATAAAACCAACCTCTCCTATAACCACTTCTTTACTGACCGTTTCAAAATGGGACTGACATTCTTCGCCACGCTGGCGCGCCACAACTATATGTACGTGGACCGCAACATGGTGGACCAGCCCTATTTCCGTCTGGCAAACGAAGGTGACCGGGGCGTATATGTGCCTGCCAATACCATTAACCCGGGCAATGGTTATGCAGACTGGCAGAACGGGCGCAAAAGCACCAAAGTGGGCCGTGTGCTGGAATTGAACAGCGAAGGCAAGGTAAACCAGTTCGCCTTTGTGGTGGACGGTACCTACCGTTATTTCAGAGATGGTGAAATTTCTTTCAGCTACACCTGGAACGATTCAAAGGACAATACCTCTTATAATGGTGACGTCGCCAATACCGCTACACTGTCCCTGATGGTGAAAGATGATCCGCGCAACCTCAGCGTTATGTCCTATTCCGACAACCAGTTCCGCCACAAGGTAGTGTTCTACGGCACTGCGCCCAGCTTCTGGGGTATCAACGTGGGCGTACGCTATTCCGGTATAGGCGGTACACGTTACTCTCTCGCAGTAAATGGAAATGTGAACGGGGACTTTGTAAGCTCTAACGATCTCGCCTATGTGTTCGACGTGAATGATCCTGGTGTACCGGCCGCTATCCGCAACGGCCTCAAGTCCATCCTCGATAACCCCAACGTAGATAACAGTATCAAGGACTATTTGCGTAAAAGCAGCGGCAAGGTAGCGGAAAGAAACGGTGGTATCAATAGTTTTTACGGTGTGTGGGACGTGCGTATTGCAAAGAAATTTAACTTCGGCAAATCACAGTTCGTAGAGCTTTCCGGTGATTTCTTTAACGTAGCCAATATGTTCAACAAAGCATGGGGCGCCAGCAAGGTGCTGGGCAAACAGAACCTGTACTCATTGGGCGGCTTCGATCCTGCTTCATCCACCTACAAGTACGACGTAAACGTCAATTCCGGTGTAGTAGTGCCCTCCGGTAACCCTTGGCAGATACAGCTGGGTATCAGGTACGGCTTCTGA
- a CDS encoding GNAT family N-acetyltransferase encodes MEATDEQVLDNPVWNALTTVQAAMSEGTRHVKRYRRSILSFIGYDHASAYQPEDLQPWLNEGDYCFLVGKLPVLPADWQVVLELPCAQMVLREMVELPVKTPVEICLLTAADRPEMYELVNRVQPGYYNLDTPSLGSYYGIRQEGRLVAMAGERMRMAGFTELSAIVTDPAYTGRGYAQQLITRLCRQHAEEGITSMLHVSLANERAIRLYEHMGFVTRGEIVFRKIIKS; translated from the coding sequence TTGGAAGCAACAGATGAACAAGTACTGGACAACCCCGTCTGGAATGCACTGACAACCGTGCAGGCCGCAATGTCGGAAGGTACCCGTCACGTAAAAAGATATCGCCGGAGCATTCTTTCCTTCATCGGCTACGATCACGCATCGGCGTATCAGCCGGAGGACTTACAGCCATGGCTAAACGAAGGGGATTATTGTTTCCTGGTAGGAAAATTACCAGTGCTGCCGGCCGACTGGCAGGTAGTGCTGGAGCTGCCCTGCGCACAGATGGTGCTGCGGGAAATGGTGGAGCTGCCGGTTAAAACACCAGTGGAAATCTGCCTGCTGACTGCTGCCGACAGGCCTGAAATGTATGAGCTGGTCAACCGGGTGCAGCCGGGCTACTACAATCTGGACACGCCTTCGTTGGGTTCCTATTACGGTATCCGGCAGGAAGGCCGCCTGGTGGCCATGGCCGGAGAGCGGATGCGTATGGCAGGCTTTACGGAGCTAAGCGCCATTGTTACCGATCCCGCTTATACCGGCAGAGGGTATGCGCAGCAGTTGATCACCCGCCTATGCAGACAACACGCCGAGGAGGGCATCACTTCCATGCTGCATGTGTCGCTGGCCAACGAAAGGGCGATTCGTCTCTATGAGCATATGGGCTTCGTTACCCGTGGAGAAATCGTGTTTAGAAAGATCATCAAATCATAA